Proteins encoded together in one Urocitellus parryii isolate mUroPar1 chromosome 3, mUroPar1.hap1, whole genome shotgun sequence window:
- the Plk5 gene encoding inactive serine/threonine-protein kinase PLK5 isoform X7, with amino-acid sequence MEPGPRRQHRSHQLVAAFLRDPSSGRVYRRGKLIGKGAFSRCYKLTDMSTSAVFALKVVPRAGRLPSRGKVEREIALHRRLRHHNIVAFHGHFADRDHVYMVLEYCSRQSLAHVLKARQTLTEPEVRYYLRGVIGGLRYLHQRRIVHRDLKLSNLLLNKKMEVKIGDLGLATRLGPGGRCHRVLCGTPNLLAPEVVSRKGHSCPSDIWALGCIMYTVLTGTPPFVAASLSEMYQNIRDGHYPEPAHLSPNARRLIARLLAPDPAERPNVDHLLQDDFFTQGFTPERMPSHSCHSPPVFTFPQPLGSLFRKVGQLLSAQCGPPCPFTSKEASGPGEGPEPDSVDWGSEASLSERGAHCPQALVHLLTQGTLRSDPAGEPRDGGGSRHQETTALPGRWPCGHTGPPRGAAALPLGSQVGGLFQQVWLWLPAVGRGQWSPVSGWHPHGPAPPRKPHLLPARAREAGDLRPEGRPPGAGRQAGRPAAPHRLPAEAPAGGSCKK; translated from the exons ATGGAGCCCGGGCCGAGGCGGCAGCACCGGAGCCACCAGCTGGTGGCAGCCTTCTTGCGCGACCCCAGCTCCGGGCGCGTCTACCGGCGCGGGAAGCTGATCGGCAAG GGCGCCTTCAGCCGCTGCTACAAGCTGACAGACATGTCCACCAGCGCTGTGTTTGCCCTTAAGGTGGTGCCGCGGGCCGGGAGGCTTCCCTCCAGAGGGAAG GTGGAACGCGAGATCGCCCTGCACAGACGCCTGCGGCACCACAACATAGTGGCCTTCCATGGGCACTTCGCTGACCGTGACCATGTGTACATGGTGCTGGAGTACTGCAGCCGAcag TCCTTGGCCCACGTGCTGAAGGCGCGGCAGACCCTGACGGAGCCCGAGGTGCGCTACTACCTGCGGGGCGTGATCGGTGGCCTTCGCTACCTCCATCAGCGGCGCATCGTGCACAGAGACCTGAAGCTCA GTAATTTATTACTTAACAAGAAGATGGAGGTGAAAATCGGAGACCTGGGACTGGCCACCAGGTTGGGGCCAGGGGGCCGCTGCCACAG GGTGCTCTGTGGGACTCCAAACCTCCTGGCCCCAGAGGTGGTGTCCAGAAAGGGGCACTCCTGCCCATCGGACATCTGGGCCCTGGGCTGCATCAT GTACACAGTGCTGACTGGCACCCCACCTTTTGTGGCGGCATCCCTGTCAGAGATGTACCAGAACATCCGTGATGGCCACTATCCAGAGCCTGCCCACCTGTCACCCAATGCCCGCCGCCTCATTGCCCGCCTCCTGGCACCTGATCCAGCTGAGAGGCCCAACGTGGACCACCTGCTGCAGGACGACTTCTTCACACAG GGCTTCACTCCGGAGCGGATGCCCTCCCACTCCTGCCACAGCCCCCCGGTCTTCACCTTCCCACAACCTCTGGGCAGCCTCTTCCGGAAAGTGGGCCAGCTACTGTCGGCCCAGTGTGGACCTCCCT GTCCCTTCACCTCCAAAGAGGCCTCGGGCCCAGGAGAAGGGCCAGAACCTGACTCCGTGGACTGGGGCAGCGAG GCCTCCCTGTCTGAGAGAGGGGCTCACTGTCCCCAGGCCCTCGTCCACTTGCTCACACAAGGGACCCTCCGGAGCGACCCGGCAG GAGAGCCCAGAGACGGAGGTGGCAGCCGCCATCAGGAAACTACAGCTCTGCCTGGACGCTGGCCCTGTGG CCACACAGGACCCCCCAGGGGAGCAGCAGCCCTccctctgggctcccaggtgggTGGATTATTCCAGCAAGTATGGCTTTGGCTACCAGCTGTCGGACGGGGGCAGTGGAGTCCTGTTTCGGGATGGCACCCACATGGCCCTGCGCCCCCCAGGAAG cCACATCTGCTACCTGCCCGCGCGAGGGAGGCTGGAGACCTTCGCCCTGAGGGACGTCCCCCGGGCGCTGGGCGCCAAGCTGGCCGTCCTGCGGCTCCTCACCGGCTACCTGCAGAGGCGCCTGCGGGAG